CGCCCTCCAGAGATAGCCATAGGAAGCCCAAATAACGGTCttataattgaaggaaaacttATCTCCAGTCATAGTCTGAGGACGATTTGCAAATACGATATCGTTTTTTGTGAAGCATTCCTCCACGGCGGATGGAGAAGACACAACAAGCAAATTTCGACAGCCTAACCGGAGATACAGAACCGGTCCATATTTAGTTGATAATGAGGTTAATGTCTGGTGAAATGAATTTTTGATAAGGTAAAGATGGCCAATTATTGGAAGTGAAAGAGGACTAGGTGGTAAATGTTTTCTTGGATAAAGAAAATGTTTCATTAAAAAGATGGTAACAAAAAATACCAAGGTAGTAGCTAAGTAGTAGAGATTCTCCATGGCCGAAAAGTTGGAATAAACAGAGAATTGTAGAGTTCAGAACTCAGGGCAGTGTAGTTCTAAAAAACAGATGTGCGTTTTATACATATCAGTTCCGAGTGTGTAGAGGCTAAATTTCGTAAGCAATGATCCTATAGCTGACGCATTTAAGTGATTGACAGATTCAAGTATAACAAATGTCTACGTTTCTATAACATCACAGTAATAATTCAAGGGGCAGTTatataaagaagaaaacaacCAAGGAAAGATTAAAGCAAAGAAAAGGTGCGTGGGGACCACAAGCCGGATGAGAGGTAAATCCAAAATTTGAAGGTCACCGTGCCATCGTTATTCTAACATAGAGGCTAGTGAAATTAGCTCAAAAAATAGGTGGTCTAGTCCTATATCCTTCATGTTTATCTGGAATCACGAAGGGAGTGAGAACATATTCCAACGGACACACTTTCAAGAAAAAGGAAAGCCAACTTACACCTTCTTAAAGCGTCTTTGCAATGAGGATTGAGGAATAGTGCCATGTCGGACTGATGACTAATGGCATTAGCACTGACGAAATACAAGTATACATACACAAAAAAGAAATTGGAATTTAAAAGGTGCACATTGTAAAATTACTGTATTTGTGTGTATAACATGCTGAGAAGATGAAGgagatgaagaacaaaagaGGGAGAAAAGAATTTCTTGTATTAGAAGTAATCTAATGCAGTGTGAGCTGCTTATATACAAGTGTACAGCTATATATTTGTTCTAACTAATTCTGTAACTGACTGATGCTAACACTTTATAGTCACGTGCATAGCTGCTAACAAGCTAACAACCTTCTAACCACTTTCTAACAGAATAATTAGCTCAACTACTAACTATAGCTAATCACAAGAATTATACTTTCAAGGTACATCAACACATTTATTGATTTCCTTTACACTCCTCCTCAAACTAGGAGCCATGAAGATATTCTTCATTGCTAGTTTGGATATCAAATGTGTATGTAATGACCTACCAAGACCTTTAGTAAGGATATCAGTAGGTTGGTCTGCTGAAGGTATATAGGAAGTAACAATCAAGCCTTCTTGAATCTTTTCCGTGGTAAAATGGCAGTCTATGTCTATGTGTTTAGTTCTCTTATGGAACACATGATTAGCAGTTATTTGGAGAGTTGATTTACTGTCTGAGAACAAAGAAACAGGAACCTTGACCTCTACACCAAGCTCTTTGAACAAGCCaatcaaaacttgaaaaaaattatggcCAAACACATAAtgaaatttcaccaaaactCTGCCCAAAAATAACTTGCTAAGTATATTTGAGAACTTGGGCAAAAGGCAGAAGTTAGTTAGTAGCAGAGTAATCAGTTGGCAGTGTGTAGAGACAAAAAGCATGATCATGTTGCTGACGAATTTAAGTGATCGATAAATACAAAGTACTTGGATAAAAAGGATGAGGCTGAGAGAGGGAGAGAcagtgtgtgtgtgtgaaagTGAAGTTTCAAAAGTGTAACacatttttctccttttttttgttcttctttcaTTCACTTCTTATGCTGTGTTTCACTTCAACTTAAGAGTTTAAGTTATACACGTAGTTAGTGTACAGTGTTTTGATACTATTGGTTCAcgtcaaatcaactcaatcacgATGGTTAAGTAGTTTGATATAGTAAGAAAATGCATTAATTAATCATGGTTAAGTAATAAATGAGTATGTGCAAACAATATTATCATATATCGATTGGTTTGATATAAGTGTGTGTAAGCTTTTACATTTGCAATCCAAGTTGTTCCACATGCAACAAACATATATCAAATAGAACAAGGCACTGAGTTTTGCATTCATCAAGCTCATATACTTatttataaacattcatttagaACACAAAGGCAAATCCTTACACtacatacataaaaaaaaatcagagcTGGTCAAGGAATCGGATACAATTCTGGCGCGGAATGCATATGGCCTCCAAAGGCTTATCCTTGTTCAAAGTGATTCTAGAATTATAGCACGCGTCTAAGTTTTCCTCAACTTCCACATTTTCCCAATCAAACCACTGAATCAAAGAACCCAAAACCAACGAAACAGTACGTAAGCCCATTGCAGCTCCAGGGCATGCTCTTCTCCCCATTCCAAATGGCACAAATTTATAATGGAATCCTTCTTTTTCCCCTTCCATTCCCTCAAATCTCTCTGGCTTAAACTTTTCAGGCTCGTCCCATAATTCGGGGTCCCTATGGATGGCCCAAGCGTTAACCATTAGGATCGTATGTTTTGGTACATTGTAGCCACCAATAGTACAATCTTCTAATGAGTAGTGAGGCAACAGAAGTGGTACAGGAGGATATAATCTCAGTGTCTCATTGATAACACACTGCAAATAAGGAAGCTTTGTGAGATCAGATTCATTTAGTAAACGCTCGTTCCCCACTTTGCTGTCAATCTCAGCCTTCAACTTATGAAATGCCTCAGGGTGAGCTAAAACAAGGTGCATCGCCCATTGAATGGTCATCGATGTGGTCTCTGTTCCGGCATTAAACAACATCTGGCAAGCAAATGCACAAGTCTAATTAGTGAACTTACCTTAAAGTAAACATTTTATACTCTATCTCAAGTTACACATCTGTGAACAAGAACAATAAATCTAGGAATATATTTGCTCGTAATCAAAACTATCTATATCCAAATTAAGGGAATTTTGACCAGATTATGGCCAATATCATTGAGGGAAACGTACCAGTATAACACTTTTAATGAGATCATCTGTGTAGAATTCAGGTTCTGATTCTTGCAGAGACAAGAGAGTTTCAACCAGTGTGCCCTTCTTTTCCCAGTTTCTATCAGTACTTGACTCTGAAACACGAATACTTTCTTTCTTCTGTCGAAAGTCATCAAATAAACTATTCAAGAATTCATTTCTCTTCTTGTGAACTGAGACCATCCTCTTCTCAATTCCTTTGTACCCAAACCATTTCAATACTGGCAAGAAATCACACACGTTCAAAACCACCAACATCGCGAAGAAAAATCCCCTTATCTCTTCAATGATTTTTTTACCTTTCTCTGTTCCTATGTCTTCCTTACTTACGCAACATTTCCCCGTACCAATTCTCATCATAACATTGAACGCAAAAGTAAAAACCCAATTACTCAAGTTAATCTTAGCACCACTACGACCATTCTTATGACAACTAGCTTTAAACAAACCGCGAATAAGAATTATAACTTCTTCACTCCTCAATGCAGAAGACTTTTGAAGGCTATTAGAAGAAAAGATTTCAATTACCATTAGACGGCGGAGCGCCCTCCAGAGATAGCCGTAGGAAGCCCAAACAACGGCCTTatagttgaaggaaaacttatCTCCAGTCATAGTCTGAGGACGGTTTGCAAATAAGATATCGTTTTTCGTGAAGCATTCCTCCACGGCGGATGGAGAAGACACAACAAGCAAATTTCGACAGCCTAACCGGAGATACAGAACCGGTCCATATTTAGTTGATAATGAGGTCAATGTCTGGTGAAATGAATTTTTGATAAGGTAAAGATGGCCGATTATTGGAAGAGACATAGGACTAGGTGGTAAATGTTTTCTGGGATGAAGCAAGTATTTCCATAAAAAGATAACAAAAAATAGCAAGATAGGTAAGTAGTAGTACTTAGAGTTCATATTCTCCATGGCCGAAAAGTTGGAAAAAACAGAGAATTGTAGAGTTCAGAACTCAGGGCAGTGTAGTTCTATAAAAACATACGTGCGTTTTATACATATCAGTTCCGAGTGTGTAGAGGCTAAATTTCATATGCAATGATCATATGGCTGACGCATTTAAATAATTGACAAATTCAATTATAACAAATGTCTACGTTTCTGCAACAATATCACAGTAATACTTCAAGGGGCTAAATTTCGTAAGCAATGATCATATAGATGACGCAATGATCATATACAACGGTTGTGGTGGAGTCAGGAATGGTGAATACTCCTTCATCTTTAATAGAGGTCTTAGGTTCGAGTCTCATGGGCCTACAGAGTCACTTTTGTTAGAGAGTGACGTATGACTTTTCGGCACGAATTCAAATTTAGTTGGACTCCAATGTGAGTATCAAAACACCAAgtgaaaacaaaacaaaaaaaaaaaacaagaagaaaataatcaagaaaAGATTAAAGCCAAGTAAAATGTGCGTAAGCACAAGCTGGACCCAGTCGCGTGAGTAGTGGCGAAATACAAGTATTAGGTAAAATATAGGTTTCTGTCTAGACTTTCCCATTCTTGAAACAATTGAGTGTAATAGCTGATTGGTCAAAGATGTGCAAAATACACAAATTATTGTAGGCTAGAATCCTGAACAGAGGTATTCATGGTTCAATTTGATTCGGTTATtggttaaaatcaaaatcaataacatgCATTGAGGTTTTCCTCTATTTCCACACTTCCCCAATCAAACCACTGAATTAACGAACCCAAAACCAACGAAACAGAGTGCAGGGCCATTGAGACTCCAGGGCATGCTCTTCTCCCTGTACCAAATGGTACAAACTTATAATTGAACCCGTCCTTTTCCCCTTCCATTGCCTCAAATCTCTCTGGCTTAAACTTTTCAGGCTCATCCCGTAACTCGGGGTCCATGTGGATGGCCCAAGCGTTAACAATTAGGATCGTATGTTTTGGTACATCATAGCCACCAACAGTACAATCTTCTAATGAGTAGTGAGAAAACAAAAGTGGTACTGGAGGGTACAATCTCAACGTCTCATTTATAACATAGTCTATTCAATGATTTGTTACCCTTCTCTGTTCCTATATCT
This region of Solanum dulcamara chromosome 9, daSolDulc1.2, whole genome shotgun sequence genomic DNA includes:
- the LOC129902725 gene encoding cytochrome P450 81C13-like; this translates as MENMNSKYYYLPILLFFVIFLWKYLLHPRKHLPPSPMSLPIIGHLYLIKNSFHQTLTSLSTKYGPVLYLRLGCRNLLVVSSPSAVEECFTKNDILFANRPQTMTGDKFSFNYKAVVWASYGYLWRALRRLMVIEIFSSNSLQKSSALRSEEVIILIRGLFKASCHKNGRSGAKINLSNWVFTFAFNVMMRIGTGKCCVSKEDIGTEKGKKIIEEIRGFFFAMLVVLNVCDFLPVLKWFGYKGIEKRMVSVHKKRNEFLNSLFDDFRQKKESIRVSESSTDRNWEKKGTLVETLLSLQESEPEFYTDDLIKSVILMLFNAGTETTSMTIQWAMHLVLAHPEAFHKLKAEIDSKVGNERLLNESDLTKLPYLQCVINETLRLYPPVPLLLPHYSLEDCTIGGYNVPKHTILMVNAWAIHRDPELWDEPEKFKPERFEGMEGEKEGFHYKFVPFGMGRRACPGAAMGLRTVSLVLGSLIQWFDWENVEVEENLDACYNSRITLNKDKPLEAICIPRQNCIRFLDQL